The following coding sequences lie in one Rutidosis leptorrhynchoides isolate AG116_Rl617_1_P2 chromosome 6, CSIRO_AGI_Rlap_v1, whole genome shotgun sequence genomic window:
- the LOC139853080 gene encoding uncharacterized protein has translation MNKLGRGNRDKIQQFMTITGASEKVALQTLKTSDWHLDGAFDIFYSQPVPKSSYTDTKHIEKLYNKYKDPYADMIMADGISNLCNDLQVDPQDIVMLVVSWHMKAATMCEFSKQEFVGGLQSLGVDSLEKFREKIPLMRSELKDDQKFKEIYIFAFGWAKEKGQKSLALDTAIGMWQLLFEEKQWPLVEHWCQFLQARHNKAISRDTWSQLLEFARIVDPTLSNYDAEGAWPYLIDEFVEYLTENGIIQQKPRVLD, from the exons ATG AACAAACTGGGAAGAGGAAACCGTGACAAGATTCAGCAGTTTATGACCATTACTGGAGCAAG TGAAAAGGTTGCTCTCCAAACACTGAAGACTAGCGATTGGCATCTTGATGGGGCGTTTGATATCTTCTATAGCCAGCCTGTTCCTAAATCATCATATACGGACACAAAACATATAGAGAAACTCTACAATAAATACAAAG ATCCTTATGCTGATATGATTATGGCTGATGGTATTAGTAATCTCTGCAATGACCTTCAG GTGGATCCACAAGATATTGTTATG TTGGTTGTTTCATGGCACATGAAAGCTGCTACCATGTGTGAATTTTCAAAGCAGGAATTTGTTGGTGGCTTGCAGTCTCTTGG GGTAGATTCGCTGGAGAAATTTCGCGAAAAGATACCATTAATGCGGTCTGAGCTGAAAGATGAtc AGAAGTTTAAGGAGATTTACATTTTTGCATTTGGCTGGGCAAAAGAAAAG GGTCAGAAATCTTTGGCATTGGATACAGCGATAGGAATGTGGCAATTGTTGTTCGAAGAAAAGCAGTGGCCATTGGTTGAGCATTGGTGCCAATTCTTACAG GCACGGCATAATAAGGCTATTTCTCGAGACACTTGGTCTCAACTACTGGAATTTGCAAGA ATTGTGGATCCTACCCTATCAAACTACGATGCTGAAGGTGCTTGGCCATATCTTATTGATGAATTTGTAGAGTACCTGACAGAGAACGGCATAATTCAACAAAAGCCCCGTGTGCTTGATTAA